The window TTCGATGCCGAGGCCGTCAAGCATGTAGAGCACATCCTCGCTCGCGACATTGCCGCTGGCTCCCGGCGCGTAGGGGCAGCCGCCCAGGCCCGAGACCGCGCTGTCGACAACGCCCACGCCCAACGCCAGCGCCGCCAGGATATTCGCCAGCGCTTGGCCGTAGGTGTCATGAAAGTGCACCCCCAGACGATCGATCGGGACCCGCCCGGCGACCGCGATCAACATCGCCTCCGCCATCGCTGGCGTACCGACGCCGATCGTGTCGCCGAGGGAGATTTCGTAGCAGCCGAGCTCATAGAGCCGCTGGGATACATCGGCGACCGCACCGGGGGCGATGGCACCCTCATAGGGACAGCCGAGCGCGCAGGACACATAGCCGCGCACCCTGATCCCGCGCTCCTGGGCAAGGGCCGCCACGGGCTGGAACCGCTCGAGGCTCTCGGCGATGGAGCAGTTGATATTGCGCTTGGAGAAGCTCTCCGAGGCGGCACCGAAGATCGCGATCTCCTCCACACCGGCGGCGAGTGCCGCCTCCAGGCCCTTGTCGTTGGGTACGAGCACCGGGTAGCTCACGCCGGGGCGCCGGCGCAATCCGGCCAAGACCTGGGCGGTGTCCGCCATCTGCGGAACCCACGTCGCCGAAACAAAGGCGCCCGCTTCGATGACGCGAAGCCCCGATTCCCCCAGCCGCTCGATGAGCTCGATCTTGATCGACGCCGGAACCGCCTTCGCCTCATTCTGCAAGCCGTCCCTGGGACCTACCTCCACCAGCTTGACGCGGTTCGGAACACGCATGGCAGCCTCGATCTCGAATCCAGCGACTATGATGGCGCCAAATGCCTGGGCCTGCCAACGCCGCCGTTGGCAGGGCCGGCCACACGGGCCTCTCCTCCTCGGCGACACCCTGCTAGGCTTGATCCCATGACGCAATCCGAACATAGCCGGGGCGGCGAGGCGACGAGCGAGCCCCTGCTCAAGGTCGATGGGCTGACGCTGCAATACAAGACCCGCGATCGCCTGGTGACCGCCACGTGGCGCGTGAGCTTCCAGGTCTTTCCGGCGGATCGTTTCGTTCTCTTGGGTCCGTCGGGCTGCGGCAAGTCGACGCTGCTGAAGGCGATCGCGGGATTCATGCAGCCGAGCGAAGGCACGATCCGGCTCGCCGAGAGGCAAGTCGATCGCCCTGGTCCGGATCGGATGATGGTGTTCCAGGAGTTCGATCAGCTGCTGCCCTGGAAGACGGTCCGCCAGAACATCCTCTTCGCCATGCTCGCCAGCGGCAAATACCGGCGTTCCGACGCCGAAGCGCGGGCCGAGACCTACATCGATAAGGTCGGCCTGCAGAAGTTCCGCGACGCCTATCCGCACATGCTGTCGGGCGGCATGAAGCAGCGCGTGGCGATCGCCCGCGCCATGGCGATGGAGCCGGCAATCCTGTTGATGGACGAGCCATTCGCCGCTCTGGATGCATTGACCCGCCGCAAGATGCAGGAAGAGCTCCTGCAGCTCTGGGCGGATACGCGATTCACGCTTCTCTTCGTCACCCACTCGATCGAAGAAGCCATCATCATCGGCAGCCGGATCCTCGTGCTCTCGCCGCACCCCGGCCGGGTCAGGGCCGAGCTCAACGCCCATCAGTTCGGTTACGCCGAACAGGGCGGCGAGAACTTCGCCCTCCTGCAGAACCGCATTCACGACATGCTGTTTTCCGAACGCGTGGAAGAGGAAAGGACTCACGTGCGATGACCGACGCGTCGATGCCCGTTCCGCCCATTCGTCCGGAGTTCATCGTGCCGGTGATCGACGACGATGCCATCACCGCCGTCGAGCGCCCGCTGTCGCCCTGGGAGCGCATCGGCAACGTCGAATGGGTGCGCCGTGGCCTGATCCTGCTGGTGCTCGGTCTCCTGTGGGAATCCTATGCCCACTTCCTCGACAATTCCCTGATGTTCCCGCCGCTCAGCGAAGTGCTCTCGGCGCTTTGGATGGAGATGCTGCACGGCCCGCTCGCCCTGCGTGTCGCCACCTCGATCCAGGTGTTGTCGATGGGTTATGCGATTGGCATCGTAGCCGCCGGCGTTCTCACCACCATCGCCGTGTCGACCCGCATCGGCACCGATCTCCTGTCGACGCTGACCGCCATGTTCAACCCGCTGCCTGCGATCGCGCTTCTGCCGCTGGCGCTGCTGTGGTTCGGGCTCGGTAGCGGCAGCATCGTCTTCGTCATCGTCCATTCGGTGCTGTGGGCGGTCGCGCTCAACACGCATTCGGGCTTTCTCGCCGTATCGGAGACGCTCAGGATGACCGGCCAGAACTGCGGGCTGCGCGGCCTCGCCTATGTGGGGAAGATCCTGATCCCGGCGGCATTTCCCTCGATCTTGACCGGCCTCAAGATCGGCTGGGCATTCGCCTGGCGCACTCTCATCGCCGCCGAGCTCGTCTTTGGCGTCTCCTCACGTTCGGGAGGCATCGGCTGGTTCATCTTCGAGAACCGCAATCGCCTGGAGACGGCCTCGGTGTTTGCCGGGCTCACCATGGTGATCATCATCGGTCTGGTGGTCGAGAGCGTGATCTTCCGCACGGTCGAGCGCCATACCGTGCGGAAATGGGGAATGCAGCGCTAGCTATTCGTCCTCGGCCAGTTCCGCGAGATCCGCACCCTCCTCGACCTGGTCACCGACGCCGTAGTTGACGGTTGCCACGGTGCCGGAACGGGGCGCCTTAATCGTATGCTCCATCTTCATCGCTTCGAGCACCACCAGCGGCTGACCCGCCTCGACCCTCTCGCCCGGCCTGACCAGAACCTGCACGACGCGGCCTGGCATGGGAGCGGCGAGCCGGCCATCGACTCCCTCATCGGCATCGGCGAGCGAAAGCGGGTCCAGGACCACGAGGCGACGCGCATCGCCGCGTGCGAAGACGGTCACGGCGTCGGGTTCGAAGGCGACGGCAGCTTGCAGCCGATGACCGGAGAGCGCGGCGATGAGCGTGCCGTCGGACTGAAGCCGGCCTTGCGCGAGGATGGTGGCGCCCGGCAGCTCGACGCGATGGCCCAATCGCCCGAAATGCACCATGACGCCGGTTTCGGTTTCGCCATCCCTGAAGACGACGCGGTGGTGGCCCTCATCGTTGAGCCGCCAGCCGCGACCCGTCGCCCATGGTGAGTGCGGATCGGCGGAGCTCTTTGCGCCAGCGTCCGCCGCAGCCTCGCATCTGAGCAGCAGGGCAAGCGCGGCGATCGTCAGGGACTCATTGTCGATGGGCAAAGGCTGGGCCAAGAGCGTCTCCCGGTGCCGGTCGATGAAGTTCGTATCGACCTCGCCCTGCGCCAGCGCCGGGTGTTCGGCAAGCGCCTTCAGAAAGTCTCGGTTGGTCGCAAGCCCGGCGATCTGCACGTCGTTCAAGGCACGCACCAGCCGCCTGAGGGCCCGGTCCCGTGTCTCGTCCCAGACGATGAGCTTGGCGATCATCGGGTCGTAGTGGATGCCAATGGCGTCGCCGGCGCGCACGCCCGCATCGATCCGAACGTGTCGGCCTGCCGCCGGCAGACGGAAATGCCCGATTCGCCCGGTCATGGGTAAGAAGCCGGAGCGCGGGTCCTCGGCGTACAGCCGAACCTCGATCGCATGGCCGGTGATCGCGAGCTGGTCCTGAGCCGATGGCAGCCGCTCGCCTGCAGCCACGCGCAGCTGCCACTCCACCAGATCCTGACCGGTGATCATCTCGGTCACCGGATGCTCGACCTGCAGGCGCGTGTTCATCTCCATGAAGTAGAAGGTGCCGCCTCTGTCCATGATGAACTCCACCGTGCCGGCACCGCGATAGCCGATGGCACGGCTGACCTTGATCGCCGCCTCGCCCATGGCGTGGCGACGATCGGAGGTCATGCCCGGCGCCGGCGCCTCCTCCAGCACCTTCTGGTGCCGTCGTTGGATCGAGCAGTCGCGCTCGAACAGGGTGACGACGTTGCCCTGTCCGTCGGCGAAGACCTGGACTTCGATATGCCGCGGCCGGTCGAGATACTTCTCGATCAGCAGGCGATCGTCGGCGAAGCCTTTGCTGGCCTCGCGCTTGGCGCCGGCGATTGCAGCGGCAAGATCGGCAGCGCGCTCAACGATGCGCATCCCCTTCCCGCCCCAGCCCGCGGACGCCTTGATCAGCACCGGATAGCCGACGCGTTCGGCCTCGGCGGCGAAGGTATTCAGATCCTGCTTGTCGCCGTGGTAGCCGGGAACGAGCGGCACACCCTTCTTCTCGAGCAGCACCTTGGCCGCGCTCTTCGAGCCCATGGCGCGGATCGCGTCGGCCGGCGGACCGACGAAGACGATGCCGGCAGAAGCGCAGGCTTCGGCGAACGCCGCATTCTCGGAGAGGAAGCCGTAGCCGGGATGGATCGCCTCGGCGCCGGCCTGCTGCGCTGCGCCGATGATCCGAGCGATGTTGAGATAGCTTTCGCTGGGATCCGCCCCGCCGATGGGCCAAGCCTCATCGCAGCTTTCCACGTGCAAGGCTCCGGCATCGGCCGCGGAATAGACTGCGATGGTGCGGATCGCGAGCCGTCGGGCGGTACGAGCGATGCGGCAGGCGATCTCGCCGCGATTGGCAATGAGGAGGGAAGCGAACAAGGGACCGCCCTAGCCCGGCTAAGCCCGCATCCAGGCGGGCTTGCGTTTTTCCAGAAAGGCCGCCACCCCCTCCTTGCCTTCCGCGGTCGCCCGACGATGGGCGATGCGGCTGGCGGTCAGCTCCCGGATCGCGCCATCGATCGGCCGATCGGCGACATCGCGGATGAGCCGCTTGGCGTCGGCCTGGGCTTCGGGCCCGCACGTCAACAGTTCCTCGACGGCGCGGGCTATGGCGGCATCGAGGCCGTCCTTCGCGACAACCTCATGCACGAGCCCGAGGCGATGCGCGGCCGAAGCATCCAAGCGCTCGCCGCTGATCGCATAGCGCCCGGCGTGGCGCGGGCCCATCGCGGCGGTCACATAGGGGCTGATCACTGCCGGAATGAGCCCGAGCCTCACCTCGGAAAGCGCGAAGACGGCCGCCTCGCTCGCAATCGCGATGTCGCAGGCTGCAACCAGGCCGACGCCTCCGCCGAAGGCAGCCCCATGCACGCGGGCAATCGTCGGCTTCGGCATCTCCGCCAGCTCTCGCAGCATTTCGGCGAAGTTGAGGGAGTCGGCCATGTTCTCCGCCGGCGAGGCCGCGGACAGACGCTTCATCCAGGTGAGATCCGCACCGGCCGAGAAGCTCTCCCCATTGCCGGCAAGGACCATGACGCGAACGCCCTGGTCCGCGGCAATACCGCGGAACGTCGTCGCCAACTCGGCGATCAGCGCCTCGCCGAAGGCGTTGTGCACCTCCGGACGATTGAGCGTGACGGTCGCCACGCCGCGTCGATCGACTTCCATCCTCACGGCTGTCTCGCTCATCCCGGCCTCACATCCGGAACACGCCGAACCGCGTCGGCGGAATCGGCGCGTTCAAAGCCGCGGAAATGCCGAGCGCCAGCGCCATGCGGGTGTCGGCGGGGTCGATAATGCCATCGTCCCACAGACGGGCGCTGGCGTAGTACGGGTGACCCTGCGTCTCGAATTGCTGCACCAGAGGCGCTTTGAACTCGGCTTCTTCCGCCGCCGTCCAGGCCGCGCCGGCGGCTTCGAGATTGTCGCGTCGCACCTGAGCCAGCACCGAAGCGGCCTGCTCGCCGCCCATGACCGAGATGCGGGCATTGGGCCACATCCACAACAGGCGGGGGCCATAGGCGCGGCCGCACATGCCGTAGTTGCCGGCGCCAAAGCTGCCGCCGATGATGACGGTGAATTTCGGGACGGCTGCGGAAGCGACCGCCGTCACCATCTTGGCTCCGTCCTTGGCGATGCCACCTGCTTCGTATTTCCTGCCGACCATGAAGCCAGCGATGTTCTGCAGGAACACCAGCGGGATGCCGCGCTGGGCGCAGAGCTCGATGAAGTGCGCGCCCTTCAGCGCCGACTCCGAGAAGAGGATGCCGTTGTTGGCGATGATGCCGACGGGATAGCCCCAGATGCGGGCGAAGCCGCAAACCAGCGTCGCTCCGTAGAGGGATTTGAATTCATCGAGCTCGCTGGCATCCACGATGCGGGCGATGACGTCGCGCACGTCATAGGGCGTGCGGCGATCGGGCGGCAGAACCCCGTAAAGCTCGTCGGCGTCCCAGAGCGGTTCCTTGGGCTCATCCAAGGCGAGCGCGACCGCCTTGCGGCGGTTGAGGTTGCCGACGATGCGCCGGGCAATGCCGAGCGCATGGGCATCGGAGTGGGCGTAGTGATCGGTGACGCCGGAGCGGCGGGAATGCAGCTCGGCGCCGCCCAGCTCCTCGGCCGTGACGACCTCGCCGGTCGCCGCCTTGACCAAGGGCGGACCGCCCAGAAAGATCGTGCCTTGGCCCTTCACGATCACGCATTCGTCCGACATCGCGGGAACATAGGCCCCGCCTGCCGTACAGCTCCCCATGACCACGGCGATCTGGGGAATGCCCTCGGCCGAGAGCGTCGCCTGGTTATAGAAGATGCGGCCAAAGTGCTCGCGGTCGGGAAACACCTCGTCCTGGCTCGGCAAATGCGCACCGCCGGAGTCGACGAGGTAGATGCAGGGCAAGCGGTTCTCTCGCGCGATCTCCTGGGCGCGCAGATGCTTCTTCACTGTCATCGGGAAGTAGGTGCCGCCCTTGACCGTGGCGTCATTGGCCACCACGACGCACTCCTGGCCTTGGACGCGGCCGATCCCGGTGATGATGCCGGCAGCGACCACGTCCTCGCCATAGAGGCCGTGGCCGGCGAGCTGGGAGAGCTCGAGGAAGGGCGAACCCACATCCAAGAGCGTGCGCACGCGCTCGCGCGGCAAGAGCTTGCCCCGCGCCAAGTGGCGCTCCCGCGCCTTGGCGCCGCCGCCATCCTTGATCCGCCTTATCTCAGACTTGAGATCCTGGACCAGACGCCGCATCGCCTCGGCGTTGCGCTTGAACTCCTCCGAGCGCGGGTTGACGGCTGATTTCAGGATCGCCATGGAAGAGGGCTCTACCAACCCCCGGTATCGAGCCAGCGATCGAGCTGGTCGAAACGATCGTGACCCCAGAACGGCTCGCCGTCGGCAATGACGAAGGGCGAGCCAAAGATGCCCTGAGCGATGGCCCGCTCGGTTTCGGCGCGCAAGCGATCCTTGACCTTTGGCTCGGCCATGCCGGCCAATAGGGCGCTGCGATCGATGCCGATGCCGGCGGCGATGTCGGCCACCTGCTCCGGCTTGTCGATGACCCGTCCCTCCCCGAAAATTGCGTGGTAGACGGCCAATGCCAGAGCCTTGGCACGGCCCGGCTCGTTGTCGGTGAGCCAATAGAAGGCCCGCGCCGGGGCCACCGATAGGAACGGGAATGGCTCCGGCAGCTTGAACGGTACGCCAAGGAAGCCCGCCGTCCGCTCCATGTCGCGGCGCGAATAGGCGCCTTTCATGGGAATGCCGGTGAGCGGCTGACCGCCGGTCGCTTTGAAGACCACGCCCAAGAGGAAGGGATGCCACCCGACCGGGCGGCGATGCTTCTCCGCGAGCTTGTCGATTCGGCTCGCGGCGAAATAGCCATAAGGCGAGGCGAACTCAAACCAGAACTCAATGGGACCGGGCAAGACAGGCTCCCCCACGATCGTGGCGCCCACATATTAACGCGGCGCCAGGGGCCCGCGGAACAGCGATGACGAGCGCCGCCCGAAGCCGGACGGCGCTCCTCCGGTCACCCGATGATCGCCAAGAAGATCATCGCCATGCCGATGACGCCAACGAGGAAGGCCAGCGTCCTGAGCCAAGGAATGCCGGCGATGAACACGATGGCGTGCGCAACCCGCGCCCAGAAGAACAGCGTGGCGCCCAGGGCCGTGGTGGCGTTGGCATGGCCGCTCACCTGCGCGACCAGGACCAGAGCGGCGAAGGGAGCCAGGTTCTCGACCATGTTCACATGCGCACGGTAGGCGCGCTCGGCCCAGTCGGGCAGGGCCGGCGGGTTCTTCGGGTAGCCGACGGTGTCAGCCAATCCCCAGACCATGGAACGCGACAGCACATAGGGCAGGAACAGCACGACGCAGAAAGCGGAGCTCCAGGTGAGCATGATGAGGTCGGTGGTCATGGTATCCCCCCAAGGTTGGAATTCGCTGGTCTCCTACCCGGCTCGAACCAGCACGAGATTGGACTGTCGCCGCTTCCCCAGACTCTCAAGCCCCCGCGATCGCCCGGGCGATGACGAGGCGTTGGATGTCGCTGGTGCCTTCATAGATCTGGCATACCCTGACGTCGCGGTAAATGCGTTCGACCGGAAAGTCTACGAGATAGCCGTAGCCGCCATGGGTCTGGATCGCTGCCGAGCACACCTCTTCGGCGATCTCGGAGGCGAAAAGCTTGGCCATGGCCGCTTCGGTGAGGCAGGGACGCCCGGCGTCGCGGAGCTGGGCGGCATGCAGCACCAGCTGGTGCGCGGCTTCGATCTTGGTCGCCATGTCGGCCAAGCGGAAGCCGACGGCCTGGTGGTTGATGATGGCGGTGCCGAAGGCTTGCCGTTCCTTGGCGTAGGCGAGCGCTGCCTCATAGGCGGCCCGCGCCATGCCGACTGCCTGGGCGCCGATGCCGATTCGCCCACCCTCGAGATTGGCAAGAGCGATGCGATAGCCCTGCCCCTCCTCTCCCAGCATCAGATCCGGCGTCA is drawn from Pseudomonadota bacterium and contains these coding sequences:
- a CDS encoding hydroxymethylglutaryl-CoA lyase, yielding MRVPNRVKLVEVGPRDGLQNEAKAVPASIKIELIERLGESGLRVIEAGAFVSATWVPQMADTAQVLAGLRRRPGVSYPVLVPNDKGLEAALAAGVEEIAIFGAASESFSKRNINCSIAESLERFQPVAALAQERGIRVRGYVSCALGCPYEGAIAPGAVADVSQRLYELGCYEISLGDTIGVGTPAMAEAMLIAVAGRVPIDRLGVHFHDTYGQALANILAALALGVGVVDSAVSGLGGCPYAPGASGNVASEDVLYMLDGLGIETGVDLEKLAAAGRFISEYLGRPSASRVAQVLAGRPAAA
- a CDS encoding ABC transporter ATP-binding protein — translated: MTQSEHSRGGEATSEPLLKVDGLTLQYKTRDRLVTATWRVSFQVFPADRFVLLGPSGCGKSTLLKAIAGFMQPSEGTIRLAERQVDRPGPDRMMVFQEFDQLLPWKTVRQNILFAMLASGKYRRSDAEARAETYIDKVGLQKFRDAYPHMLSGGMKQRVAIARAMAMEPAILLMDEPFAALDALTRRKMQEELLQLWADTRFTLLFVTHSIEEAIIIGSRILVLSPHPGRVRAELNAHQFGYAEQGGENFALLQNRIHDMLFSERVEEERTHVR
- a CDS encoding ABC transporter permease subunit, translating into MTDASMPVPPIRPEFIVPVIDDDAITAVERPLSPWERIGNVEWVRRGLILLVLGLLWESYAHFLDNSLMFPPLSEVLSALWMEMLHGPLALRVATSIQVLSMGYAIGIVAAGVLTTIAVSTRIGTDLLSTLTAMFNPLPAIALLPLALLWFGLGSGSIVFVIVHSVLWAVALNTHSGFLAVSETLRMTGQNCGLRGLAYVGKILIPAAFPSILTGLKIGWAFAWRTLIAAELVFGVSSRSGGIGWFIFENRNRLETASVFAGLTMVIIIGLVVESVIFRTVERHTVRKWGMQR
- a CDS encoding acetyl/propionyl/methylcrotonyl-CoA carboxylase subunit alpha yields the protein MFASLLIANRGEIACRIARTARRLAIRTIAVYSAADAGALHVESCDEAWPIGGADPSESYLNIARIIGAAQQAGAEAIHPGYGFLSENAAFAEACASAGIVFVGPPADAIRAMGSKSAAKVLLEKKGVPLVPGYHGDKQDLNTFAAEAERVGYPVLIKASAGWGGKGMRIVERAADLAAAIAGAKREASKGFADDRLLIEKYLDRPRHIEVQVFADGQGNVVTLFERDCSIQRRHQKVLEEAPAPGMTSDRRHAMGEAAIKVSRAIGYRGAGTVEFIMDRGGTFYFMEMNTRLQVEHPVTEMITGQDLVEWQLRVAAGERLPSAQDQLAITGHAIEVRLYAEDPRSGFLPMTGRIGHFRLPAAGRHVRIDAGVRAGDAIGIHYDPMIAKLIVWDETRDRALRRLVRALNDVQIAGLATNRDFLKALAEHPALAQGEVDTNFIDRHRETLLAQPLPIDNESLTIAALALLLRCEAAADAGAKSSADPHSPWATGRGWRLNDEGHHRVVFRDGETETGVMVHFGRLGHRVELPGATILAQGRLQSDGTLIAALSGHRLQAAVAFEPDAVTVFARGDARRLVVLDPLSLADADEGVDGRLAAPMPGRVVQVLVRPGERVEAGQPLVVLEAMKMEHTIKAPRSGTVATVNYGVGDQVEEGADLAELAEDE
- a CDS encoding enoyl-CoA hydratase/isomerase family protein, which gives rise to MSETAVRMEVDRRGVATVTLNRPEVHNAFGEALIAELATTFRGIAADQGVRVMVLAGNGESFSAGADLTWMKRLSAASPAENMADSLNFAEMLRELAEMPKPTIARVHGAAFGGGVGLVAACDIAIASEAAVFALSEVRLGLIPAVISPYVTAAMGPRHAGRYAISGERLDASAAHRLGLVHEVVAKDGLDAAIARAVEELLTCGPEAQADAKRLIRDVADRPIDGAIRELTASRIAHRRATAEGKEGVAAFLEKRKPAWMRA
- a CDS encoding methylcrotonoyl-CoA carboxylase, whose amino-acid sequence is MAILKSAVNPRSEEFKRNAEAMRRLVQDLKSEIRRIKDGGGAKARERHLARGKLLPRERVRTLLDVGSPFLELSQLAGHGLYGEDVVAAGIITGIGRVQGQECVVVANDATVKGGTYFPMTVKKHLRAQEIARENRLPCIYLVDSGGAHLPSQDEVFPDREHFGRIFYNQATLSAEGIPQIAVVMGSCTAGGAYVPAMSDECVIVKGQGTIFLGGPPLVKAATGEVVTAEELGGAELHSRRSGVTDHYAHSDAHALGIARRIVGNLNRRKAVALALDEPKEPLWDADELYGVLPPDRRTPYDVRDVIARIVDASELDEFKSLYGATLVCGFARIWGYPVGIIANNGILFSESALKGAHFIELCAQRGIPLVFLQNIAGFMVGRKYEAGGIAKDGAKMVTAVASAAVPKFTVIIGGSFGAGNYGMCGRAYGPRLLWMWPNARISVMGGEQAASVLAQVRRDNLEAAGAAWTAAEEAEFKAPLVQQFETQGHPYYASARLWDDGIIDPADTRMALALGISAALNAPIPPTRFGVFRM
- a CDS encoding 2-hydroxychromene-2-carboxylate isomerase, which gives rise to MPGPIEFWFEFASPYGYFAASRIDKLAEKHRRPVGWHPFLLGVVFKATGGQPLTGIPMKGAYSRRDMERTAGFLGVPFKLPEPFPFLSVAPARAFYWLTDNEPGRAKALALAVYHAIFGEGRVIDKPEQVADIAAGIGIDRSALLAGMAEPKVKDRLRAETERAIAQGIFGSPFVIADGEPFWGHDRFDQLDRWLDTGGW
- a CDS encoding MAPEG family protein — translated: MTTDLIMLTWSSAFCVVLFLPYVLSRSMVWGLADTVGYPKNPPALPDWAERAYRAHVNMVENLAPFAALVLVAQVSGHANATTALGATLFFWARVAHAIVFIAGIPWLRTLAFLVGVIGMAMIFLAIIG